Proteins from one Hyperolius riggenbachi isolate aHypRig1 chromosome 2, aHypRig1.pri, whole genome shotgun sequence genomic window:
- the RGCC gene encoding regulator of cell cycle RGCC has protein sequence MKSPKVKAPRRAAFIEDDDLNEVLCEFDAVLEDFSSPFNKRRFRYDEHLQTMKRRSSASISDSGISDSESADSLCRNSFSFSDEKLNSPTLSSPSMSSPVETPRKAKLGDTKELEDFIADLDRTLASM, from the exons ATGAAGTCCCCTAAAGTGAAGGCACCCAGGAGAG ctgccTTTATTGAAGATGATGATTTAAATGAAGTGCTGTGTGAATTCGATGCAGTATTGGAAGACTTCTCCTCCCCATTCAACAAGAGGCGATTCCGGTATGACGAGCATCTGCAGACCATGAAAAGGAGAAGCAGCGCCAGCATCAGTGACAGCGGAATCAGCGACTCAGAAA GTGCAGACTCCCTATGTAGGAACAGTTTCAGCTTCAGTGATGAAAAGTTAAACTCCCCAACACTATCTTCGCCATCAATGTCCTCTCCAGTAGAGACCCCACGGAAAG CTAAACTTGGAGACACAAAAGAGTTGGAAGATTTTATTGCAGATCTTGACAGAACACTAGCAA GTATGTGA